GCATCCGTTATGATATACTTTTTTCATAAATATGAAAAATAGATTCCAGGAGAGGAGGGAGTTCATTGGGAAGGCGTTATTGCAAATGGATCCGAATGCGGAATTAGGCTGTAATACTCTCATCTGCGAACTACCTCTTTTTTATGGAAATATCGTATATAGACATGACCTGTTCTGATGCCCAAACATAGGGCATTTAATTCAATCTGGAGGTGAATCCCTCTGAAGAGGGAAATTATTGGACATAATTACCATCACTAATTTAATCATTCTTGCCATACTGATTGCGTTGACAGCTTTTTTCGTGGCGTCCGAGTTCGCCGTTGTTAAAATCCGCATGTCGCGGATCGATCAATTGATTGTGGAAGGAAACAAGAAGGCGGTTGTTGCCAAAAAGGTAGCCGGCGATCTCGATTACTATCTCTCGGCCTGCCAGCTCGGCATTACGGTGACGGCGCTGGGGCTTGGGGCCATCGGCAAGCCGGCTGTTGAACGTTTCATGTACCCCGTATTCGATTGGTTTGACGTATCGGCTTCAACGGCCTCGATTGCCTCTTACGCCATTGCGTTCATTCTCGTTACATTTTTGCATGTCGTGGTGGGGGAGATGGCGCCCAAGACCTTGGCTATTCAATTCTCGGAAAAGACGACGCTGCTCCTTGCAGCCCCGCTGTATTGGTTCGGAAAGTTGATGTATCCGTTCATTTGGGCGTTGAATGGGGCCTCGCGCGTGCTGCTTCGTTCGTTCGGCGTGAAACCTGCTCCGCATGAGCAGGCTTATTCGGAAGAGGAACTGCGCATCGTCATGGCGCAGAGCTTTCAGGGCGGCGAGATCAATGGGACCAAGCTGGCTTACATGGAAAACGTGTTTTCGTTTGATGAGCGGGTGGCCAAAGACATTATGGTACCGAGAACGGATCTGATCACCCTGGATAAAGGAATGAAATACCCGGACATCGTCCGTATCCTGGATGAGCACAACTATACGAGGTACCCTGTCATCGAGGATGGGAGCAAGGACCGGGTGGTTGGCGTCGTCAACGTGAAAAAGATGCTGCCCCACATCGTGGCCGGACGAGAACGCAAGCTGGAGGAATTCGTTCGGGACCTCCCGGTCGTGCTTGAAAATACACCGATCCAGGATGCCATGTTGAAAATGCAGCAGGAGCGGATGCATATGGCTCTGGTGATTGATGAATACGGCGGTACGGCCGGGATTCTGACCCTTGAGGATGTGCTGGAAGAGATCGTAGGGGAAATTCGCGACGAATTCGACGAAGATGAAGTAGCGGATATCCGGAAGATTGGGGAACGCGAATACCTGATTAGCGGACGGGTTCTCTTGGAGGAGCTTGAGAAGCGCTTCGGCTTGGTATTCGAGGATAACGAGGAGATGGATACGATCGGCGGCTGGATACAGTACAAGAAAGGCACAACAGCTCAAGACGGCGATGAGATTCAGCATGGCGAGCATATATGGGCCGTAGCGGAAACGGATAATTTTCAGATCAAACACGTCATTCTCAGACACGGATGATCCAGGAAGGGCATGATCTCCTGTACATTCAGACCATAACTTTTTTGGAGGTGAATCCCTCGCAAGAGGGAAATTATTGGACGGAATAATCGCATTAAACTTATTTTTGGTTGCCGTGTTCATAGGACTGACTGCATTTTTCGTTGGCGCCGAATTCGCCATCTTGAAGGTGCGGCT
This Paenibacillus sp. JZ16 DNA region includes the following protein-coding sequences:
- a CDS encoding hemolysin family protein, coding for MDIITITNLIILAILIALTAFFVASEFAVVKIRMSRIDQLIVEGNKKAVVAKKVAGDLDYYLSACQLGITVTALGLGAIGKPAVERFMYPVFDWFDVSASTASIASYAIAFILVTFLHVVVGEMAPKTLAIQFSEKTTLLLAAPLYWFGKLMYPFIWALNGASRVLLRSFGVKPAPHEQAYSEEELRIVMAQSFQGGEINGTKLAYMENVFSFDERVAKDIMVPRTDLITLDKGMKYPDIVRILDEHNYTRYPVIEDGSKDRVVGVVNVKKMLPHIVAGRERKLEEFVRDLPVVLENTPIQDAMLKMQQERMHMALVIDEYGGTAGILTLEDVLEEIVGEIRDEFDEDEVADIRKIGEREYLISGRVLLEELEKRFGLVFEDNEEMDTIGGWIQYKKGTTAQDGDEIQHGEHIWAVAETDNFQIKHVILRHG